The following are encoded together in the Argopecten irradians isolate NY chromosome 5, Ai_NY, whole genome shotgun sequence genome:
- the LOC138324278 gene encoding acetylcholine receptor subunit alpha-1-A-like: MLVLFMFGMFIFSSMVAGQSYEDLTRLKSDLLQNYTKSNRPVRNQIDAVHVNISIYFRMMKEFNVVESVMGTHLFFQVYWMDEYIRWDSQDYGNTASVNIPLADVWVPPLVVVNPADNNGLIQDKDILLVEYSSKGLASMVFSAYIKSTCKPFIKYFPFDTHTCHIMINHMGYGMGNVVAVPSLIITDFMVDNGQWDVGKVELTQQPLIHGINDTEYVDLSIQLSRRPKFLLLNLLVPIVFLISMNLCVFFLPAECGEKASYSITVFLSLAIFMTIVMDQLPPLSTDVPIVSIILCIHLSNNVIVCTCTILSLNYHHRSESRKISWHLRLLTMLVTWRAYKPNCNKVRDVPDGISPEDTPTKTGEKDYCVTDDVTLDDVSTTPTDPCSELTWKKVSHAIDRWNFSICLTMTILEMVIVFYYTICIE, encoded by the coding sequence ATGTTAGTTCTGTTTATGTTCGgaatgtttattttcagttcCATGGTAGCTGGACAATCGTACGAGGATCTTACTCGACTGAAGTCTGACCTCTTACAGAATTACACTAAGTCAAACCGTCCTGTAAGAAACCAGATAGACGCTGTTCATGTGAACATTAGTATATACTTCCGAATGATGAAAGAGTTCAACGTAGTAGAAAGCGTTATGGGCACGCATCTCTTCTTTCAAGTCTACTGGATGGACGAGTATATCCGCTGGGACAGCCAAGATTACGGCAATACCGCATCAGTTAATATTCCTTTGGCTGACGTATGGGTTCCTCCGTTGGTGGTGGTAAACCCAGCAGACAACAACGGCTTGATACAAGATAAGGATATCCTACTTGTGGAATATTCCTCGAAAGGTTTGGCATCAATGGTCTTCTCAGCTTACATCAAGAGCACGTGTAAACCGTTCATCAAATACTTCCCTTTTGATACCCATACTTGTCATATAATGATCAACCATATGGGGTATGGAATGGGCAATGTGGTCGCTGTGCCGTCACTGATAATTACGGATTTCATGGTGGATAACGGCCAGTGGGATGTGGGTAAGGTGGAGTTAACCCAGCAGCCGTTGATCCATGGCATAAATGATACCGAGTATGTCGATCTGTCTATTCAATTGTCACGTCGTCCAAAATTTCTGCTTCTGAACCTGTTGGTTCCCATTGTATTTTTAATCAGTATGAACTTGTGTGTGTTTTTCCTCCCAGCCGAGTGCGGTGAGAAAGCCAGCTACTCCATCACGGTTTTCCTGTCTTTGGCTATTTTTATGACTATCGTCATGGATCAGTTGCCACCATTGTCCACCGATGTTCCCATTGTTAGCATTATCCTCTGCATACACCTGTCAAACAACGTCATTGTGTGTACGTGTACTATTTTGTCCTTAAACTACCACCATCGAAGTGAATCACGAAAGATCAGTTGGCATCTCCGACTTTTGACTATGTTGGTAACCTGGCGAGCATATAAGCCGAACTGTAACAAGGTGAGAGATGTTCCCGATGGAATATCGCCAGAGGATACGCCAACAAAGACGGGCGAAAAGGATTACTGTGTCACTGATGACGTCACACTTGACGATGTCTCAACCACGCCGACGGATCCATGTTCAGAACTGACCTGGAAGAAAGTGAGTCATGCGATAGACCGATGGAATTTCTCCATTTGTCTCACGATGACTATACTGGAAATGGTCATTGTCTTCTACTACACTATTTGTATTGAATAG
- the LOC138324279 gene encoding zinc finger protein 358-like, producing MSPSTGDVSPSTDDVSSNTDDVSSNTDDVLPSTDDVLPSTDDVLPSTDDVSPSTDDVSSNTDDVSPITDDVSLNTDDVSPIIDDVSPITDDVSPITDDVSPITDDLSQTLTICHQ from the coding sequence ATGTCACCAAGCACTGGTGATGTGTCACCAAGCACTGATGATGTGTCATCAAACACTGACGATGTGTCATCAAACACTGATGATGTGTTACCAAGCACTGATGATGTGTTACCAAGCACTGATGATGTGTTACCAAGCACTGATGATGTGTCACCAAGCACTGACGATGTGTCATCAAACACTGACGATGTGTCACCAATAACTGACGATGTGTCATTAAACACTGACGATGTGTCACCAATAATTGACGATGTGTCACCAATAACTGACGATGTGTCACCTATAACCGACGATGTTTCACCAATCACTGACGATTTATCGCAAACACTGACGATTTGTCACCAATAA
- the LOC138322948 gene encoding kelch-like protein 24 yields the protein MTITAVKDTLMRGIQEYYDSNRYTDVIVQVGDQSFHCHRLVLSAVSKFFDAMYSSGMKESREDKICLKDISPSVFKLVISYIYKDEDVLTENTAEDLFKTSCLLQIDSLTEKCETFLENKMNGDNCLGIWKLSRAFHSTSLEAKCWAYIEQYFEEVRLNDEFVRLELGELCEIIKADDLVVIREEHVCDSVLRWISADEEERQDSVGTLISHLRLTLVSLDYLLDEFDSLELVRSNDLSAKLVNQAVKLHAFPARRTDHCHMLQPHRKNSDKETVLTVIGRRLKENGERVTEFIAYSFAQHKWYSLHPTPPDMGEEFASCCHGEDLFVTGGTSKMNACYYYSPKVSRWRARASMNSGRYRHCMVSVKGSIYALGGYNAGTLKSVEEYDVRNDMWKTVGDLHMCIDASCAVAIGTKIYTFGGWLGCDEKTAAIQCFNTETYACTHVSNLPSPSRFTRAVSFGNRIEILCSEGKLVSFTGNGPTKLIGRIPNFDRKHFSMVHDSTDDTKRLVLGGEPTASHQQACYEDKTQRTMYSVSGDEVVVCPNKQFPTMMEVAGSFYTIIDKREFHTDYEKMLIEFDV from the coding sequence ATGACCATCACGGCGGTGAAGGATACACTGATGAGGGGGATACAGGAATACTACGACTCTAACCGGTACACTGACGTCATTGTACAGGTGGGGGACCAGTCGTTCCACTGCCACAGGCTCGTACTCTCCGCCGTATCTAAATTCTTCGACGCCATGTATTCGTCCGGAATGAAGGAATCCCGGGAGGACAAAATCTGCCTGAAGGATATCTCACCGTCTGTATTCAAGCTCGTCATTTCATATATCTATAAGGACGAAGATGTCCTTACCGAAAACACGGCGGAGGATCTGTTCAAGACATCATGCCTCCTACAGATAGACTCTTTAACGGAGAAGTGCGAGACATTCCTGGAGAATAAGATGAACGGAGACAATTGTTTAGGGATCTGGAAACTGTCAAGAGCATTTCATAGCACGTCACTGGAGGCTAAGTGCTGGGCATATATAGAACAGTATTTTGAAGAAGTTCGCCTGAATGACGAGTTTGTTAGGCTTGAACTGGGCGAACTTTGCGAGATCATCAAAGCAGACGACTTGGTAGTCATTCGGGAGGAACATGTGTGTGACTCCGTGTTACGCTGGATCAGTGCTGACGAAGAAGAGAGACAAGATTCTGTAGGGACACTGATATCACACCTAAGGTTAACACTGGTCAGTCTAGATTATCTGTTAGACGAATTTGACTCCTTGGAATTGGTTCGCTCAAACGACTTAAGTGCTAAACTGGTTAACCAGGCAGTAAAACTGCACGCCTTTCCTGCCAGAAGGACCGACCATTGCCATATGTTACAACCCCACAGGAAAAATTCAGACAAAGAAACAGTGCTGACAGTGATCGGCAGGCGTTTAAAGGAGAACGGCGAGAGAGTGACAGAATTCATCGCCTATAGTTTTGCTCAGCACAAATGGTACTCACTTCACCCAACACCTCCAGATATGGGCGAAGAGTTCGCAAGCTGTTGCCATGGCGAAGACCTCTTCGTTACGGGTGGTACCAGCAAAATGAACGCTTGCTATTACTACTCCCCTAAAGTGTCTCGGTGGCGTGCTCGTGCTTCCATGAACTCGGGCCGGTACCGCCATTGCATGGTATCCGTGAAAGGTTCAATATATGCTTTGGGCGGCTACAATGCTGGTACACTGAAAAGTGTTGAGGAGTACGACGTTCGTAACGATATGTGGAAAACAGTTGGCGACCTACACATGTGTATTGATGCCTCGTGCGCCGTGGCCATCGGTACTAAGATTTATACGTTCGGAGGATGGCTCGGGTGTGACGAAAAAACGGCAGCAATCCAATGTTTCAATACTGAAACCTACGCTTGTACGCATGTCAGTAACCTCCCAAGCCCCAGTAGGTTCACTAGAGCTGTTTCGTTCGGTAAcagaattgaaattttatgttcTGAAGGAAAATTAGTATCTTTTACCGGAAATGGACCCACCAAACTCATTGGAAGAATTCCGAATTTCGACAGGAAACATTTCAGTATGGTACACGATAGTACTGACGACACCAAACGTTTGGTGCTGGGTGGGGAACCCACTGCCTCCCATCAACAAGCGTGTTACGAGGACAAAACCCAGCGGACCATGTACAGTGTGAGTGGAGACGAGGTGGTGGTCTGTCCTAACAAACAGTTCCCTACCATGATGGAGGTGGCGGGGTCCTTCTACACGATCATAGACAAACGAGAGTTCCACACAGACTACGAGAAAATGCTTATCGAGTTTGACgtgtga